In bacterium, the DNA window TGCTTTTCCACTGCCGTGAGCTCCCTCTCCATTTCTGCTTTTGTCTTGTCGTCGAATGTGATTTTCGGCAGCATGATGAGAGTGGTCTCAAACCCCGGGTATTTCTCCTTGCCATCAGGCGAAGATATCTCTATTTCAGCCAAACCGTCCCACTCGGGGTTTTTGGAGATAGCGTATTCGGCGTCAAACACGAGGTCATCTATATCCGTGTCGGAAACATCTCTGCCTATCCATCTTGCAAGCTTGAGAAGCGCTTCGTCAAAATGTTTCTGTTTTTCTTTGTCCATACCCTGCGGGACTTCAAGCCCCGCGTGGATATAATTTCCGGTTGAAAGGACCTGAAGCCGGAAACTGGCTCCGCACATTCTGCTTATGTCGCGCAGTTCCTTAAGCTCTTTATTCAGGCGGGCCATAAATTCTTCCTTTTCGAACCCGCATACCATTTTTACTGTTATAAGGGGGTATCTGAAGGTCTCAATTCCTATATATACCTTTTTGCCTTTTTGGTCGGCATATTTGATCTCGTCAACCGCGTGGGCGATCATCCCGTCGGCTCCGTAAGCGAAATCGCGGTAGTCCATAATTCCGATATTATCCACGAGATCTATTATATGGCAGCTCGCCGGTTTCTCTGTCCCGTTATATTCGCAGGAGCCGGCCGCGTTGAATTCCTCGTCTTTCTCCTCAAACCAGTAGGGGATGTCTATGCCGTAGACCATATCGGAGTTTTCATGTACCATCCTGCTTGCTTTATCATTCAGCTCTATAAATTCCGACAGTATCTGCTTCCTGTATTCGGGGTTGATGAAACCCACAAGGAGATAGGGCTCATTATCGAGGTGGATGCCGTCAAATCTTTCTTCAGGCGAAACTTTCTTGTTGTAATCTATCACCGATTTTATCATCGACAGGGAATACTTGTGCATTGGTTTAATCACCCAGTCAGGATATCCTTCAAGGGCCTGGATAAAAAGGCCGTTGTCATGGGATTCGGCGATAAAACCCCTGAATTCATCAATCATAGTGACTTCTGTCACGATATTCTCCGGGTCCGAATCATCTGTTTTATACTGCAGCTGGAGAAAAATATCGTTTATTTTATACTTTTCGCAGAATTCAAAGAATTCCCGCCTTTTTGCGCTGTCGGTCAGCAGGGAGTATGAATCCCAGACCCACATTGCCCTTCTCAGGTTTTTCGGCTTGAATGTTTCATTTTGC includes these proteins:
- a CDS encoding CIA30 family protein, whose product is MKKLFFLAALLILNVALTYASDDVLRIWNFDNGNTTDFGGHFNQFANQESSASNYLSDETYRGKGGRSLEITAEKTSGGFCGTWVHFFNVKEKPENRKYLDASDYKYISFRVKGEQGGENFTVQMADASWVQKEDSVPARPLKTYIPEGVTAEWQEVVIPLSDFTGLDTTELGGITFNFTSEGKYKIYIDDIYLKKNKDEPTPETAKQNETFKPKNLRRAMWVWDSYSLLTDSAKRREFFEFCEKYKINDIFLQLQYKTDDSDPENIVTEVTMIDEFRGFIAESHDNGLFIQALEGYPDWVIKPMHKYSLSMIKSVIDYNKKVSPEERFDGIHLDNEPYLLVGFINPEYRKQILSEFIELNDKASRMVHENSDMVYGIDIPYWFEEKDEEFNAAGSCEYNGTEKPASCHIIDLVDNIGIMDYRDFAYGADGMIAHAVDEIKYADQKGKKVYIGIETFRYPLITVKMVCGFEKEEFMARLNKELKELRDISRMCGASFRLQVLSTGNYIHAGLEVPQGMDKEKQKHFDEALLKLARWIGRDVSDTDIDDLVFDAEYAISKNPEWDGLAEIEISSPDGKEKYPGFETTLIMLPKITFDDKTKAEMERELTAVEKHFSENESFFGFAIHYYATYKNMPDK